A genomic region of Blattabacterium cuenoti contains the following coding sequences:
- the ybeY gene encoding rRNA maturation RNase YbeY encodes MIKFFYKISDFQIKKKSFFIKEICILLNNEGMYVGNINYIFCHDNFVLDMNKKYLKKNFYTDVLAFNYSISKYISGDIFISVDRVYDNAKQWNQFFMYELKRVMIHALLHFLGYNDHNDIDKKIMKQKEEFYLNLFQY; translated from the coding sequence ATGATTAAATTTTTTTATAAAATTTCTGATTTTCAGATTAAAAAAAAATCTTTTTTTATTAAAGAAATTTGTATTTTATTAAATAATGAAGGGATGTATGTTGGAAATATTAATTATATTTTTTGTCATGATAATTTTGTTTTAGATATGAATAAAAAATATTTGAAAAAAAATTTTTATACAGATGTACTTGCATTTAATTATTCTATCAGTAAATATATATCTGGAGATATATTTATTAGTGTAGATCGTGTTTATGATAATGCTAAACAATGGAATCAATTTTTTATGTATGAATTGAAACGTGTTATGATACATGCTCTGTTACATTTTTTAGGATATAATGATCATAATGATATAGATAAGAAAATTATGAAACAAAAAGAAGAGTTTTATTTAAATTTATTTCAATATTAA
- a CDS encoding FtsB family cell division protein, which yields MIKEKKYRILKNKYFWISVSFFIWMSFFDSNSLMLHYKLKKNIQAMTFNRDFLKKKILLEETKLKKLTTDSKYLEKLAREKFYMKKEDEDLFIISRNDNNKNLTPHINE from the coding sequence ATGATAAAAGAAAAAAAATATAGAATACTTAAAAATAAATATTTTTGGATTAGTGTTTCTTTTTTTATATGGATGTCTTTTTTTGATTCGAATTCTTTAATGTTACACTATAAATTAAAAAAAAATATTCAGGCAATGACATTTAATAGAGATTTTTTGAAAAAAAAAATTTTATTAGAAGAAACTAAATTAAAAAAATTAACTACAGATTCTAAGTATCTTGAAAAATTAGCAAGAGAAAAATTTTACATGAAAAAAGAAGATGAAGACTTATTCATTATATCCAGAAATGATAACAATAAAAATTTAACGCCCCATATAAATGAGTAG
- the mnmG gene encoding tRNA uridine-5-carboxymethylaminomethyl(34) synthesis enzyme MnmG: MFLDMYDVIVVGGGHAGIEAASASSNMGSKTLLITTNFQTIGQMSCNPAIGGIAKGQIIREIDALGGYSGIIADYSTIQFRMLNKSKGPAMWSPRAQCDRKLFSYNWRLFIEKNTQLDIYQDTVTSLIIKQYQVIGVKTYFGLKIKGKSVILTNGTFLNGKIHIGEKQINGGRMAEQEVRGITEQLTQNFGFRFGRMKTGTSPRVDGRSLNYDKMKSQNGDIDPKKFSFFYNTKKLKKQRKCYITYTNQKVHDFIRNNFSYSPIYAGDIKGVSPRYCPSIEEKVFRFSDKKEHTVFVEPEGWNTVEVYVNGFSTSFPEEIQYQSLTKISGFEKVKILKPGYAIEYDYFPPEQLKATLESKIIENLFFAGQINGTTGYEEAAAQGLMAGINVHLKIREKEPFILKRNQAYIGVLIDDLITKGTEEPYRMFTSRAEYRMLLRQDNADERLTPIGYDIGLISSKQMMLLDKKRSKIEKCMYFFQNKNFSPKTINPVLYSKKSPKIHHDKKIETILSRSEIDIKDIVSIPFLMEEINKNDFSQEILEQVSIRIKYKGYIDREKENAKKLLKLENLKIPNNFDYKSIKSLSSEGREKLDYYRPISLAQASRISGISPSDLSILLIYMGR; this comes from the coding sequence ATGTTTCTAGATATGTATGATGTTATTGTGGTGGGTGGGGGACATGCAGGTATTGAAGCCGCTTCTGCGTCTTCAAATATGGGATCTAAAACTTTACTTATTACTACAAATTTTCAAACTATAGGTCAAATGTCATGTAATCCAGCTATAGGAGGTATTGCTAAAGGGCAGATTATTAGAGAAATAGATGCTTTAGGTGGTTATTCTGGAATCATTGCAGATTATAGTACTATTCAATTTAGAATGCTCAATAAATCTAAAGGGCCTGCTATGTGGAGTCCAAGAGCTCAATGTGATAGAAAATTATTTTCTTATAATTGGAGGCTTTTTATAGAAAAAAACACTCAATTAGATATATACCAAGATACAGTAACATCTTTAATAATAAAACAATATCAAGTTATTGGAGTCAAAACTTATTTTGGATTAAAAATAAAAGGAAAATCAGTAATACTTACTAATGGGACTTTTTTAAATGGAAAAATCCATATTGGAGAAAAACAAATTAATGGAGGAAGAATGGCAGAACAAGAAGTAAGAGGGATCACGGAACAATTAACTCAGAATTTTGGATTTAGATTTGGAAGAATGAAAACAGGGACGTCGCCAAGGGTAGATGGACGTTCTTTAAATTATGATAAAATGAAATCTCAAAATGGAGATATAGATCCAAAAAAATTTTCTTTTTTTTATAATACCAAAAAACTTAAAAAACAAAGAAAATGTTATATTACTTATACCAATCAAAAAGTCCATGATTTTATACGTAATAATTTCAGTTATTCTCCAATTTATGCAGGAGATATTAAAGGGGTTAGTCCTAGATACTGTCCTTCTATAGAAGAAAAAGTTTTCCGATTTTCTGATAAAAAAGAACATACGGTTTTTGTTGAGCCAGAAGGATGGAATACTGTAGAAGTATATGTTAATGGGTTCTCAACTTCTTTTCCAGAAGAAATACAATATCAATCTTTGACAAAAATTTCAGGATTTGAAAAAGTAAAGATATTAAAACCTGGATATGCTATTGAATACGATTATTTTCCCCCAGAACAATTAAAGGCAACTTTAGAAAGCAAAATTATAGAAAACCTTTTTTTTGCTGGACAAATTAATGGAACAACTGGATATGAAGAAGCTGCAGCACAAGGATTAATGGCAGGAATTAATGTTCATTTAAAAATTCGTGAAAAAGAACCATTTATTCTGAAAAGAAATCAAGCTTATATTGGAGTTTTAATAGATGATTTAATTACAAAAGGGACAGAAGAACCTTATAGAATGTTCACTTCAAGAGCTGAATATAGAATGTTATTACGACAAGATAATGCGGATGAAAGATTAACTCCTATAGGATACGATATCGGTTTAATTTCATCGAAACAAATGATGTTACTAGATAAAAAAAGATCTAAAATAGAAAAATGTATGTATTTTTTTCAAAATAAAAATTTTAGTCCAAAGACTATAAATCCTGTATTATATTCTAAAAAATCTCCTAAAATACATCATGATAAAAAAATAGAAACTATTTTATCTCGTTCTGAAATTGATATTAAAGACATTGTGTCCATTCCGTTTTTGATGGAAGAAATTAACAAAAATGATTTTTCACAGGAAATATTGGAACAAGTTTCTATTAGGATAAAATACAAAGGGTACATAGATAGAGAAAAAGAAAACGCAAAAAAATTATTGAAATTAGAAAATCTTAAAATTCCAAATAATTTTGATTATAAATCAATTAAATCTCTTTCTTCTGAAGGAAGAGAAAAATTAGATTATTATCGTCCAATATCATTAGCTCAAGCTTCAAGAATTAGTGGGATATCTCCTTCAGATTTAAGTATTCTACTCATTTATATGGGGCGTTAA